In Streptomyces sp. NBC_01439, the following are encoded in one genomic region:
- a CDS encoding PP2C family protein-serine/threonine phosphatase produces MPERGGKRARSAGGPEGLWARVRAAEAAVGQIGTTLDAVITCQELAGFLSRNVCDAVAVDLLAQDGGSHRAATAGAVGLLTANIDAPPSVRASDGGHPLSEWATVADGVPVHVLSVPLPDRERVHGMLTAVRARAGFGDHEAATVHFAARLAAVHLGHARQLAATEDTVSHLQRALVSEPGRPHPNLEVASRYLPAGSRALVGGDWFETIRLHYGRTLLVVGDVMGHGLDAAVDMNAYRSTLRDVASTDLAPHRVLRQLDVLAAGDAARRPATCLLVRVDPARGVAMFASAGHLPPAVFGADGSASLVDVPVGPPLGTGIGGYEAVTRAITPQETLLMFTDGLVERRGEDIDVSLARLVGVRPPVGAGANAVVDAVVQGLDAQHAQDDVAVLAARARPRPPADPGAVPSGMPGGPGRPTVER; encoded by the coding sequence TTGCCGGAGCGTGGCGGGAAGCGGGCCCGGTCCGCGGGTGGGCCCGAGGGGTTGTGGGCACGTGTCCGGGCGGCCGAAGCCGCCGTCGGACAGATCGGTACGACCCTCGATGCGGTGATCACCTGCCAGGAACTGGCCGGTTTCCTGTCCCGGAACGTCTGCGACGCGGTCGCCGTGGACCTCCTGGCGCAGGACGGTGGTTCCCACCGCGCGGCGACTGCGGGAGCCGTCGGGCTGTTGACGGCGAACATCGACGCACCGCCCTCGGTACGGGCGTCGGACGGCGGACACCCGCTCTCCGAGTGGGCGACGGTCGCCGACGGCGTTCCGGTCCACGTCCTCTCCGTCCCGCTGCCGGACCGGGAACGGGTTCACGGAATGCTGACCGCCGTACGGGCCCGGGCGGGGTTCGGCGACCACGAGGCGGCGACCGTCCACTTCGCGGCCCGGCTGGCGGCGGTGCACCTGGGGCACGCGCGGCAGTTGGCCGCCACCGAGGACACCGTCTCGCACCTCCAGCGGGCGCTGGTGTCGGAACCGGGTCGCCCGCACCCCAACCTGGAGGTGGCCAGCCGTTATCTGCCGGCCGGTTCCCGGGCGCTGGTGGGAGGCGACTGGTTCGAGACGATCCGCCTCCACTACGGCCGTACCCTGCTCGTCGTCGGCGACGTGATGGGCCACGGGCTCGATGCGGCCGTGGACATGAACGCGTACCGCTCCACCCTGCGCGACGTGGCGTCGACGGACCTCGCCCCGCACCGCGTCCTGCGCCAGCTCGACGTCCTGGCCGCCGGCGACGCGGCCCGCAGGCCGGCGACCTGCCTGCTCGTGCGCGTCGATCCCGCGCGCGGTGTGGCGATGTTCGCCAGTGCCGGCCACCTGCCGCCGGCGGTCTTCGGGGCGGACGGCTCGGCCTCGCTGGTCGACGTCCCGGTCGGCCCGCCGCTGGGCACCGGCATCGGCGGCTACGAAGCCGTCACGCGCGCGATCACACCCCAGGAGACCCTGCTGATGTTCACCGACGGGCTGGTGGAGCGGCGGGGCGAGGACATCGACGTCTCGCTGGCCCGGCTGGTGGGAGTGCGGCCTCCGGTGGGGGCGGGAGCCAACGCGGTGGTGGACGCCGTCGTGCAGGGCCTCGACGCCCAGCACGCGCAGGACGACGTCGCCGTCCTCGCCGCCCGGGCCCGTCCCCGTCCGCCCGCGGACCCCGGGGCCGTCCCCTCCGGCATGCCCGGAGGGCCGGGCCGACCTACGGTGGAACGGTGA
- a CDS encoding SDR family oxidoreductase, translating to MKTVLITGTSSGYGRETARYFHEQGWNVIATMRTPRAGVLPDSDRLRVVELDVTDAASISAALAAAGPVDVLVNNAGVPSIGVFEDTPMARVREVFETNTFGVMAMTQAVLPRFRERGSGVVVNVTSSVVLGHMPLSAVYKASKMAVEGFTASLALELAPFGVRAKTVEPGACLTTNFGRRATNGESPVELVPEPYAAFAKRAMEEFMGQDLYTRESDVAETVWRAVHDTTGQLRFPAGADAVRLAQAK from the coding sequence ATGAAGACCGTTCTGATCACCGGCACCTCCTCCGGCTACGGCCGGGAAACCGCCCGCTACTTCCACGAGCAGGGGTGGAACGTCATCGCGACCATGCGGACGCCGCGTGCGGGCGTCCTGCCCGACTCGGACCGGCTCCGCGTCGTCGAGCTCGACGTGACCGACGCCGCGAGCATCAGTGCCGCCCTGGCAGCGGCGGGGCCCGTCGACGTCCTGGTCAACAACGCTGGCGTGCCCTCGATCGGAGTGTTCGAGGACACCCCCATGGCCCGGGTGCGGGAGGTCTTCGAGACCAACACGTTCGGCGTGATGGCGATGACACAGGCCGTACTGCCCCGGTTCCGCGAACGCGGATCCGGCGTGGTCGTCAACGTGACCTCCAGCGTGGTGCTGGGCCACATGCCGCTCTCGGCCGTCTACAAGGCCAGCAAGATGGCCGTAGAAGGGTTCACCGCGTCCCTCGCACTCGAACTCGCGCCCTTCGGCGTACGGGCCAAGACGGTCGAGCCGGGCGCCTGCCTGACGACGAACTTCGGGCGCAGGGCGACGAACGGCGAGTCGCCGGTCGAACTGGTGCCGGAGCCCTACGCGGCCTTCGCGAAGCGGGCCATGGAGGAGTTCATGGGCCAGGACCTCTACACCAGGGAGAGCGACGTCGCCGAGACCGTGTGGCGGGCCGTCCACGACACGACCGGCCAGCTGCGCTTCCCGGCCGGTGCCGACGCGGTCCGGCTCGCCCAGGCGAAGTGA
- a CDS encoding VOC family protein: MDHFAPEGYTSVAPWVVTDDTGALLDFIAAAFDGEEIARVAVADGSIGHGEIRVGDTVVLAFDRRPDWPVTPSMLRIYVRDADAAMAAAVAHGARVVTEASDSAWGDRGGRVRDPFGNIWWVMSRVEEVAPDEAWRRMSEPKYAASMRTAQQTLDAELSGRASGVASTPQRPTS, encoded by the coding sequence ATGGACCACTTCGCCCCCGAGGGGTACACCAGCGTCGCGCCGTGGGTCGTCACCGACGACACGGGCGCGCTGCTCGACTTCATCGCCGCGGCGTTCGACGGCGAGGAGATCGCCCGGGTCGCGGTCGCAGACGGCAGCATCGGTCACGGAGAGATCCGGGTCGGCGACACGGTCGTGCTGGCCTTCGACCGGCGGCCCGACTGGCCGGTGACGCCCTCCATGCTGCGGATCTACGTGCGCGACGCGGACGCCGCCATGGCCGCAGCCGTCGCCCACGGAGCGCGCGTGGTCACCGAGGCCTCCGACAGCGCGTGGGGGGACCGAGGGGGCCGGGTGAGGGACCCGTTCGGCAACATCTGGTGGGTGATGAGCCGGGTCGAGGAGGTCGCGCCGGACGAGGCCTGGCGGCGCATGTCCGAGCCGAAGTACGCCGCATCCATGCGCACGGCCCAACAGACCCTGGACGCCGAACTCAGCGGCCGAGCCTCCGGCGTGGCCAGCACCCCGCAGCGGCCGACCAGCTAG
- a CDS encoding AraC family transcriptional regulator: MCLEELRTLLARHARPDWTTAVDGVLISKVDQPDPPAPSMSGTVLAVIAQGAKRIALGERVYEYGAGQYLVASVDLPVTGQFTRAAPDRPALGFGLVLEPSAVAELLLQAGPGDTPRTTSGAAPSGMAVSDAPPALLDAVVRLLRLLDEPRDRAVLAPLVKREILWRVITGEQGAAVRQLGLADSGLSHVSRAVRWIREHYAEPFRVEDVARLSGMSVSAFYRHFQAVTAMSPIQFQKQIRLQEARLLLATHPGDVTGVGHRVGYDNPSQFSREYRRQFGAPPSRDAARLRDTVRAPAPIGALP; the protein is encoded by the coding sequence ATGTGCCTGGAAGAGCTCCGCACCCTGCTGGCGCGGCACGCCCGCCCCGACTGGACCACTGCCGTCGACGGCGTCCTGATCTCGAAGGTCGACCAGCCGGATCCGCCCGCGCCCTCCATGTCGGGCACCGTCCTGGCCGTCATCGCCCAGGGCGCCAAACGCATCGCGCTGGGCGAACGGGTCTACGAGTACGGGGCCGGGCAGTACCTGGTGGCATCCGTCGACCTGCCCGTCACCGGGCAGTTCACCCGGGCCGCCCCCGACCGGCCGGCCCTCGGCTTCGGCCTCGTGCTCGAACCGTCCGCCGTCGCCGAACTACTGCTGCAGGCCGGTCCCGGGGACACCCCCCGCACCACCTCGGGCGCCGCGCCGTCGGGCATGGCCGTCAGCGACGCCCCGCCGGCCCTGCTCGACGCGGTGGTCCGGTTGCTGCGCCTGCTCGACGAGCCCCGCGACCGGGCCGTGCTGGCCCCGCTGGTCAAGCGGGAGATCCTCTGGCGTGTGATCACCGGCGAGCAGGGGGCGGCCGTGCGCCAGCTCGGCCTGGCCGACAGCGGCCTCAGCCACGTGTCCCGGGCCGTGCGCTGGATCCGCGAGCACTACGCCGAGCCCTTCCGGGTCGAGGACGTGGCGCGCCTGTCCGGCATGAGCGTCTCCGCGTTCTACCGCCACTTCCAGGCGGTGACCGCGATGAGTCCCATCCAGTTCCAGAAGCAGATCCGGCTCCAGGAGGCCCGGTTGTTGCTCGCCACGCACCCGGGTGACGTCACGGGGGTCGGCCACCGCGTCGGCTACGACAACCCGTCGCAGTTCAGCCGCGAGTACCGCCGGCAGTTCGGCGCACCCCCGAGCCGGGACGCGGCCCGTCTGCGGGACACCGTACGGGCCCCGGCCCCGATCGGGGCCTTGCCCTGA
- a CDS encoding S8 family peptidase produces MSVMRHTRRRLAGISATAVAALALGAAAALPASAADHGAQGVIENAGAAGTVSGSYIVTLKDSAARSTADSGKAVAKRYGAKIDKTYSAALNGYSVEVSEVQAKKLAADPAVKSVVQNRVFTVDATQPNPPSWGLDRIDQRALPLNQSYTYPDKAGEGVTAYIIDTGVRITHQDFGSRASYGYDAIDNDNTAQDGHGHGTHVAGTVAGGAYGVAKKAKIVGVRVLDNNGSGTTAQVVAGIDWVTRNAVKPAVANMSLGGGADSALDTAVRNSIASGITYGVAAGNESTNASTKSPARVAEAITVGATTNTDAKASYSNYGTVLDIFAPGSSITSSWGTGDSATNTISGTSMATPHVVGAAALYLAQNPASTPAQVRDGLVAAATPNVVTSPGTGSPNLLLNVGEGGTVPPGKRFENTADYAINDNATVESPVTVAGVEGNAPASLAVAVDIKHTYIGDLKVDLVAPDGTVYTLHNRTGGSADNIIKTFTVNASAEVAGGVWKLRVNDNANVDTGKIDSWALQF; encoded by the coding sequence ATGTCCGTGATGCGTCACACCCGCCGGAGGCTCGCCGGCATCAGCGCGACCGCAGTCGCCGCCCTCGCACTCGGTGCGGCCGCTGCTTTACCCGCCTCGGCGGCCGACCACGGCGCGCAGGGAGTGATCGAGAACGCCGGTGCCGCCGGAACCGTCTCCGGCAGCTACATCGTGACCTTGAAGGACTCCGCAGCACGCTCCACCGCCGACAGCGGCAAGGCCGTCGCGAAGCGGTACGGCGCGAAGATCGACAAGACCTACAGCGCCGCCCTCAACGGCTACTCCGTCGAGGTCTCCGAGGTCCAGGCGAAGAAGCTCGCCGCCGACCCGGCGGTCAAGTCCGTCGTGCAGAACCGCGTCTTCACCGTCGACGCGACCCAGCCCAACCCGCCGTCGTGGGGCCTGGACCGCATCGACCAGCGCGCGCTCCCGCTCAACCAGAGCTACACCTACCCGGACAAGGCCGGCGAGGGCGTCACCGCCTACATCATCGACACCGGTGTCCGCATCACGCACCAGGACTTCGGCAGCCGCGCCTCCTACGGCTACGACGCCATCGACAACGACAACACCGCCCAGGACGGCCACGGCCACGGCACGCACGTCGCCGGAACCGTCGCGGGCGGCGCGTACGGCGTGGCCAAGAAGGCCAAGATCGTCGGCGTCCGCGTGCTCGACAACAACGGCAGCGGCACGACGGCCCAGGTCGTCGCGGGCATCGACTGGGTGACCCGCAATGCCGTCAAGCCGGCCGTGGCCAACATGTCGCTCGGCGGCGGAGCGGACTCCGCGCTCGACACGGCCGTGCGCAACTCCATCGCCTCCGGCATCACCTACGGCGTCGCCGCGGGCAACGAGTCCACCAACGCCTCGACGAAGTCCCCGGCGCGCGTGGCCGAGGCCATCACGGTCGGCGCAACCACCAACACCGACGCCAAGGCCAGCTACTCCAACTACGGCACCGTCCTCGACATCTTCGCGCCGGGCTCCTCCATCACCTCCTCGTGGGGCACCGGGGACTCGGCCACCAACACCATCTCCGGAACCTCGATGGCTACCCCGCACGTGGTCGGCGCGGCAGCGCTGTACCTGGCGCAGAACCCGGCCAGCACGCCCGCCCAGGTCCGCGACGGCCTGGTGGCCGCAGCTACCCCCAACGTGGTGACCAGCCCCGGCACGGGCTCCCCGAACCTGCTGCTCAACGTGGGTGAAGGCGGCACCGTCCCGCCCGGCAAGCGGTTCGAGAACACCGCCGACTACGCGATCAACGACAACGCCACCGTCGAGTCCCCCGTCACCGTGGCCGGGGTCGAGGGCAACGCCCCGGCGTCACTGGCCGTCGCGGTCGACATCAAGCACACCTACATCGGTGACCTCAAGGTGGACCTGGTCGCGCCCGACGGCACCGTCTACACCCTGCACAACCGTACCGGCGGCAGCGCGGACAACATCATCAAGACCTTCACGGTCAACGCCTCCGCGGAGGTGGCGGGCGGGGTGTGGAAGCTCCGCGTGAACGACAACGCGAACGTCGACACCGGCAAGATCGACTCGTGGGCGCTCCAGTTCTGA
- the hemC gene encoding hydroxymethylbilane synthase — protein MPADLIRIVSRDSPMALAQVERVRAELAALHPGVRTTVLPVKTTGDKWMGDLSQVEGKGAFTKEVDAAILAGEADLAVHCVKDVPADRPLPAGTVFAAFLERDDIRDALIHPQGLTLDRLPPGTRIGTSSVRRVAQLAAAYPHVECVPMRGNANRRLEKLAAGEADALLLAVAGLHRIGRADAITEIIAVDTLMPPIGAGVLALQCRQDDAELIDTVSALGHPDTHRETVAERMLLHVLQGHCNSPIAGYARAERGGDLSLRACVFSPDGKEVLNAHEWAGRLDPATLGTSVAVALLRQGARELIDSIAH, from the coding sequence ATGCCCGCTGATCTGATCCGCATCGTCTCCCGCGATTCGCCGATGGCCCTCGCCCAGGTGGAGCGCGTCCGCGCCGAGCTCGCCGCACTCCACCCGGGGGTCAGGACCACCGTCCTGCCGGTGAAGACCACCGGCGACAAGTGGATGGGAGACCTCTCACAGGTCGAGGGGAAGGGCGCGTTCACCAAGGAGGTCGATGCCGCGATCCTCGCCGGTGAGGCCGACCTCGCCGTGCACTGCGTCAAGGACGTCCCGGCCGACCGTCCGCTGCCCGCCGGAACCGTCTTCGCCGCGTTCCTGGAACGCGACGACATCCGCGACGCCCTGATCCACCCGCAGGGGCTCACCCTCGACCGGCTCCCGCCCGGCACCCGCATCGGGACCTCCTCCGTGCGCCGGGTGGCCCAACTCGCCGCCGCGTACCCGCACGTGGAATGCGTGCCGATGCGCGGGAACGCCAACAGGCGCCTGGAGAAGCTCGCCGCCGGTGAGGCGGACGCGCTCCTCCTGGCCGTCGCCGGCCTCCACCGCATCGGCCGCGCGGACGCCATCACGGAGATCATTGCGGTGGACACCCTGATGCCACCGATCGGCGCCGGCGTCCTCGCACTGCAGTGCCGGCAGGACGACGCCGAGCTCATCGACACCGTCAGCGCCCTCGGCCACCCGGACACACACCGCGAGACGGTCGCCGAGCGGATGCTCCTCCATGTCCTCCAGGGCCACTGCAACAGCCCGATCGCGGGGTACGCGCGGGCGGAACGCGGAGGGGACCTCTCCCTGCGCGCCTGCGTGTTCTCGCCGGACGGCAAGGAGGTGCTGAACGCGCACGAGTGGGCGGGCCGCCTCGACCCGGCCACCCTCGGCACGTCCGTCGCCGTCGCTCTCCTCCGACAGGGTGCCCGAGAACTGATCGACAGCATCGCGCACTGA
- a CDS encoding cytochrome P450 family protein, whose amino-acid sequence MSEQQPTLLPYADPAFVADPFPLYRQLREDGPVRRVIVAGGLDAWLVTRYEDGLAALSDSRLSSDVRDASDSRILRQLPDTERDSMLSNMLRSDPPDHTRLRHLVSKAFTARRVAQMRPRIQAITDGLLDAVVPAGRADLVADFALPLPVTVISELLGIPVDDRHDFQHWADRMLRRGAEPPDPAVVNEAWQHMRAYLTGLVHAKRAQPGDDLLSGLITARDAQQRLSEAELIAMVFLLLVAGYITTVNLIGTGIATLLAHPDQLELLRRDPGLLPGAIEEFLRYDGPVSPGIARFAREDVEIAGVAVPRGATVLIGSAVADRDPERFPDPDRLDITRQDNAHLAFGHGIHYCLGAPLARLEGQIAIGTVLRRLSGLALDADADGIRRRPGGLRGPESLPVTFTPGG is encoded by the coding sequence ATGAGTGAGCAGCAGCCGACCCTTCTGCCCTACGCCGACCCCGCCTTCGTCGCGGATCCGTTCCCCTTGTACCGGCAACTGCGCGAGGACGGCCCCGTGCGCCGCGTCATCGTCGCGGGCGGACTGGACGCCTGGCTCGTCACCCGCTACGAGGACGGTCTCGCGGCCCTGTCCGACTCCCGCCTCAGCAGCGACGTCCGCGATGCCTCGGACAGCCGGATCCTGCGGCAACTGCCCGATACGGAACGCGATTCGATGCTGAGCAACATGCTCCGCAGCGACCCGCCCGACCACACCCGCCTGCGCCACCTGGTGTCCAAGGCGTTCACCGCCCGCCGCGTCGCTCAGATGCGGCCACGCATCCAGGCCATCACCGACGGCCTGCTGGACGCGGTCGTCCCGGCCGGTCGCGCCGACCTGGTGGCGGACTTCGCGCTGCCGCTCCCGGTCACGGTGATCAGCGAGCTCCTCGGGATTCCGGTGGACGACCGCCACGACTTCCAGCACTGGGCCGACCGGATGCTCAGGCGGGGCGCGGAGCCGCCCGATCCTGCCGTGGTGAACGAGGCGTGGCAGCACATGCGCGCCTACCTGACGGGGCTCGTCCACGCCAAACGGGCGCAACCCGGCGACGACCTGCTCAGCGGCCTCATCACCGCCCGCGATGCGCAGCAGCGGCTGAGCGAGGCCGAGTTGATCGCCATGGTGTTCCTGCTGCTCGTCGCCGGTTACATCACCACGGTCAACCTGATCGGCACGGGCATCGCCACGCTACTGGCGCACCCGGACCAGCTCGAGCTGCTGCGCCGCGACCCCGGACTGTTGCCGGGCGCGATCGAGGAGTTCCTCCGCTACGACGGCCCGGTCAGCCCCGGCATCGCGCGGTTCGCGCGCGAGGACGTCGAGATCGCCGGGGTGGCCGTCCCGCGCGGCGCGACCGTCCTGATCGGCTCGGCCGTCGCCGACCGCGACCCGGAGCGGTTCCCCGATCCCGACCGCCTCGACATCACCCGGCAGGACAACGCCCACCTCGCGTTCGGGCATGGCATCCACTACTGCCTCGGGGCTCCGCTGGCCCGGCTGGAGGGTCAGATCGCCATCGGAACGGTCCTGCGCAGGCTCTCCGGGCTGGCCCTCGATGCGGACGCCGACGGGATCCGCCGGCGCCCCGGCGGGCTGCGCGGACCCGAGAGCCTGCCGGTGACCTTCACCCCGGGCGGCTGA
- a CDS encoding M15 family metallopeptidase: MPEARFQAARQPVVKTLSAHVTTVPPEKLAATHHPGCPVPPERLRLVRMNHWGFDGTVHRGELVVHEDVVAPVLRAFGKAFAARFPIRRMRVMAEYGGSDAAAMADDNTSAFNCRQVTGDPSRRSRHSWGDAIDINPVENPYVDVRGTCHPPSGRTHLDRGRAGPGTITPDGVVARAFREIGWYWGGRWSPPDYQHFSEDGG, encoded by the coding sequence ATGCCCGAGGCGCGCTTCCAGGCCGCGCGCCAGCCCGTGGTGAAGACGCTGTCCGCGCACGTCACCACCGTCCCCCCGGAGAAGCTGGCCGCCACCCACCACCCCGGTTGCCCCGTGCCACCGGAGCGGCTGCGGCTCGTCCGGATGAACCACTGGGGCTTCGACGGTACGGTGCACCGGGGCGAACTCGTGGTCCACGAGGACGTGGTCGCCCCCGTGTTGCGGGCCTTCGGGAAGGCCTTCGCCGCCCGCTTCCCGATCCGCCGGATGCGGGTGATGGCCGAGTACGGCGGCAGCGACGCCGCAGCGATGGCCGACGACAACACCTCCGCCTTCAACTGCCGGCAGGTCACCGGAGACCCGAGCCGCAGGTCCCGGCACTCCTGGGGCGACGCCATCGACATCAACCCGGTCGAGAACCCCTACGTCGACGTCCGGGGCACGTGCCATCCCCCGAGCGGCCGCACCCATCTCGACCGCGGCCGCGCCGGCCCCGGGACGATCACCCCCGACGGGGTCGTGGCCCGGGCCTTCCGGGAGATCGGCTGGTACTGGGGCGGCCGCTGGAGCCCTCCGGACTACCAGCACTTCTCCGAGGACGGCGGTTGA
- the rox gene encoding rifampin monooxygenase → MIDVIVVGGGPTGLMLACELRLHGVNVLVLEKETEPTPQVRALGLHVRSIEVLAQRGLLDRFLAHGQRYEVGGFFAGLGTSWPERMDTAHSYVLGIPQTITDRLLAERAAELGTEIRRGCELVGLSQDEDGVGVELADGTRLRSRHLVGCDGGRSTVRKLLGVGFPGEPSRVETLLGEMELTADPETLAAVMAEVRKTQQRFGAAPFGNGVYRVVVPAEGVAQDRAVPPTFAEFKQRLRDVGGTDFGAHSPRWLSRFGDATRQAERYRVGRVLLAGDAAHIHPPTGGQGLNLGVQDAFNLGWKLAAEVGGWAPEGLLDSYEAERHPVAADVLDNTRAQMELMSTEPGPRAVRRLLSELVQFEDVNRYLIEKITAIGLRYDFGEGHELLGRRMRDLTLKQGSLYELMHEGRGLLLDQTGRLSVAGWTDRVDHVVDVSEELDVPAVLLRPDGHVAWVGDDQQDLLDRLPTWFGTAAD, encoded by the coding sequence ATGATTGACGTGATCGTCGTCGGCGGCGGACCGACCGGTCTGATGCTGGCTTGCGAGTTGCGGCTGCACGGTGTGAACGTGCTCGTGCTGGAGAAGGAGACGGAGCCGACTCCGCAGGTCCGCGCGCTCGGCCTCCACGTGCGCAGCATCGAAGTGTTGGCCCAGCGCGGCCTGTTGGACCGGTTCCTCGCGCACGGCCAGCGCTACGAGGTCGGCGGCTTCTTCGCCGGCCTCGGTACGTCGTGGCCCGAGCGGATGGACACCGCCCACTCGTACGTCCTCGGCATCCCCCAGACGATCACCGATCGCCTGCTGGCCGAGCGCGCCGCCGAGCTCGGCACCGAGATCCGGCGCGGCTGCGAACTGGTCGGGCTGAGCCAGGACGAGGACGGGGTGGGCGTCGAGCTGGCCGATGGTACGCGGCTGCGCTCGCGCCACCTCGTCGGTTGCGACGGCGGCCGCAGTACGGTGCGCAAGCTGCTCGGCGTCGGCTTCCCCGGCGAGCCCTCCCGGGTCGAGACGCTGCTGGGCGAGATGGAGTTGACCGCCGACCCCGAGACGCTGGCCGCCGTGATGGCCGAAGTGCGCAAGACGCAGCAGCGGTTCGGCGCGGCGCCCTTCGGGAACGGGGTGTACCGCGTCGTCGTGCCCGCCGAGGGGGTGGCGCAGGACCGGGCCGTTCCACCGACCTTCGCGGAGTTCAAGCAACGGCTGCGGGACGTCGGAGGCACCGACTTCGGCGCGCACTCACCGCGCTGGCTGTCGCGGTTCGGCGACGCCACCCGGCAGGCCGAGCGCTACCGGGTCGGCCGGGTGCTGCTGGCCGGAGACGCGGCGCACATCCACCCGCCGACCGGTGGCCAGGGCCTCAACCTCGGCGTCCAGGACGCCTTCAACCTCGGCTGGAAACTCGCCGCCGAGGTGGGCGGCTGGGCGCCGGAGGGGCTGCTGGACAGCTACGAGGCCGAACGGCACCCGGTGGCCGCTGACGTGTTGGACAACACCCGCGCGCAGATGGAGCTCATGTCCACGGAGCCCGGCCCCCGGGCAGTGCGCCGACTGCTGTCCGAGCTGGTGCAGTTCGAGGACGTCAACCGGTACCTGATCGAGAAGATCACCGCCATCGGGCTCCGCTACGACTTCGGCGAGGGCCACGAACTGCTCGGCCGGCGGATGCGGGACCTCACGCTGAAGCAGGGGAGCCTCTACGAGCTGATGCACGAAGGCCGCGGACTGCTGCTGGACCAGACGGGCCGGCTCTCGGTGGCGGGTTGGACGGACCGCGTCGACCACGTCGTCGACGTCAGCGAGGAACTGGACGTGCCCGCGGTGCTGCTGAGGCCGGACGGCCATGTGGCGTGGGTCGGCGACGATCAGCAGGACCTGCTCGACCGGTTGCCCACGTGGTTCGGCACCGCCGCGGACTAG
- a CDS encoding intradiol ring-cleavage dioxygenase, with product MTENGSSPTSRRGLLLAAGSAGVAALAAACSGPTGTRGAAGQPSASPSPEPSPGGSTPPCVLAVEAGAGPYYLDLDRVRSDITEGRGGVPFRLDLTVVRASAGCRPVTDAAVDIWHADASGAYSTGGATFLRGTQVTDGAGRSTFRTIVPGWYAGLAPHIHFKVRPDRRTETTSQFFFPEDLLVRVYARPPYAQRRAPKHPNARDSRYRASGSAMTLALVPDGDGYRAAYTVGIA from the coding sequence ATGACCGAGAACGGCAGTTCCCCGACCAGCCGCCGGGGCCTCCTGCTGGCCGCCGGATCGGCCGGGGTCGCGGCCCTTGCGGCGGCCTGCTCCGGCCCGACCGGGACGCGGGGAGCGGCAGGACAGCCCTCCGCGTCACCGTCCCCCGAGCCGTCGCCCGGTGGCAGTACGCCGCCCTGCGTGCTCGCCGTGGAGGCCGGCGCCGGCCCCTACTACCTGGACCTGGACCGGGTCCGCTCCGACATCACGGAGGGCCGTGGCGGCGTGCCGTTCCGGCTGGACCTGACCGTCGTACGGGCCTCGGCGGGCTGTCGGCCGGTCACCGACGCCGCGGTCGACATCTGGCACGCCGACGCCTCGGGCGCCTACTCCACCGGCGGAGCCACCTTCCTACGGGGTACGCAGGTCACGGACGGAGCCGGCCGCAGTACGTTCCGCACGATCGTGCCCGGCTGGTACGCGGGGCTGGCTCCGCACATCCACTTCAAGGTGCGTCCCGACCGCCGCACCGAGACGACCTCGCAGTTCTTCTTCCCCGAGGACCTCCTGGTCCGGGTGTACGCGCGCCCGCCGTACGCGCAGCGCCGCGCGCCCAAGCACCCCAATGCCCGCGACAGCCGCTACCGCGCCTCGGGGTCCGCGATGACACTGGCCCTCGTCCCCGACGGAGACGGCTACCGCGCCGCGTACACCGTGGGGATCGCCTGA
- a CDS encoding YbaK/EbsC family protein produces the protein MRAPLGSFDNAVPAPDCLAELAPPVAEAVRRWAGDVPADQIVYVDTDPAIADTSAFVAHYGPELIDRSANCVVVAAKRGGAVTLAACLVPSAGRVDVNGAVRRHLGARKVSFAPMETAVELTAMEYGGITPLGLPEGWPLLVDAAVADMPYVLVGSGRRRGKLIAPGKLFAQIPGADLIEGLALL, from the coding sequence ATGCGCGCTCCCCTCGGGTCCTTCGACAACGCGGTGCCGGCTCCGGACTGCCTCGCGGAACTCGCCCCGCCCGTCGCCGAAGCGGTCCGCCGCTGGGCCGGTGACGTGCCCGCCGACCAGATCGTCTACGTGGACACCGACCCCGCGATCGCCGACACCAGTGCCTTCGTCGCCCACTACGGGCCGGAGCTCATCGACCGGTCGGCGAACTGCGTGGTCGTCGCCGCCAAGCGCGGGGGCGCGGTCACCCTCGCAGCCTGCCTCGTGCCCTCCGCCGGCCGGGTCGACGTCAACGGCGCCGTCCGGCGCCACCTGGGCGCGCGCAAAGTGTCGTTCGCGCCGATGGAGACGGCCGTGGAGCTGACGGCCATGGAGTACGGGGGCATCACCCCGCTCGGCCTGCCGGAGGGCTGGCCGCTCCTGGTGGACGCGGCGGTCGCCGACATGCCGTACGTACTCGTCGGCAGCGGACGTCGGCGAGGCAAGTTGATCGCACCCGGGAAGCTGTTCGCGCAGATCCCGGGGGCCGATCTGATCGAGGGCCTCGCGCTCCTGTGA